In one Streptomyces sp. T12 genomic region, the following are encoded:
- a CDS encoding RICIN domain-containing protein → MSAALATALSALLLASLTTPTPASAATQATYYVAPNGDDANAGTITAPFKTLQHARDVVRTVNDNMTGDINVYLRGGNYPVSSTIDFTPADSGTNGHHVVYAAYQNEKPILDGGVQVTGWTQHSGNIWKATLNRDNKLRALYVNGKRAQMASKTVNSAGCHGTYSVTAGQAPWAWESGSQCDGAKYSLSDLPAVAANQDDVEIKSATTWTTAIVGVRQITTSSDGANRVALFQQPGAAIAQAAPYGPFKAGGSHTFMNAYEFLDKPGEFYFDKTNHALYYYKSSSEDMTTAKVFAPNSVSTLLKIAGTSRTDHARNITFSGLTVEHSDWNLVNVAGSVFRQSQQGNTISTVYARQNFHAYTYRNVDLPPGIIQIENADGIVLQRNTVQHTGADGINMVNDVTDSQLTGNYVNDIAGSAITVGHPQHVYIGDYTSTNHEKYPVNVEGVCKNITVTDNYLYDSAVLFEASSPVSAYFVDSLSVQHNRIEKSPWAGITLGWGWWNFDGSTNSINPGNPTTTAKNNSVKYNELIDTMQVLGDSAPIYTLGNQPGTEISNNYIQGVPAGKKYGLHPDEGSAYLNFHDNVLDVDKDVTSTIHSGTWGRQHDLSITNTYGTVNKIWDKRVPNSTIQDVRAYADNVWPSQAYGIAVNAGLEDAYKDLVPQSRVALQDYALPASTFTGKGVMTIPVRSPGDGTKTLWLAPSGTRTFAAGPTMTSASGTSTSIGVPQAAGDYRLYVVDAQGNASAASKALVRQRWNHVDDKAAGVTYSGTWSNWNDTKDMNGSEKYTTGVGNYAEYAFTGSGVRYLSMKQPNMGKVDVYIDGTLAQSGIDAYASTVTKQVPLFEETDLAAGPHTIRVVCTGTKNASSSNTVCALDAFASISFPATNANYKVLNKNSAKAIDVSGASMTAGANITQWNDTGAPNQNWRFVPVGDGSYEIVSRNSALLMDVSGAATTDGASIVQATDNNAASQHWTLVATGNGYYKIKNVNSGKLLAVSGSSTTAGAQLVQTTDTNAASQLWQAVNVD, encoded by the coding sequence GTGTCAGCAGCGCTGGCGACGGCTCTCTCCGCGCTGCTGCTGGCATCCCTCACGACGCCGACCCCGGCCTCGGCCGCGACCCAGGCGACCTACTACGTCGCCCCCAACGGCGACGACGCCAACGCCGGGACGATCACCGCGCCGTTCAAGACCCTGCAGCACGCCCGGGACGTCGTGCGCACGGTCAACGACAACATGACCGGAGACATCAACGTCTATCTCCGCGGCGGCAACTACCCGGTGAGCAGCACCATCGACTTCACACCGGCCGACTCCGGAACGAACGGCCACCATGTCGTCTACGCCGCCTACCAGAACGAGAAGCCGATCCTGGACGGAGGCGTTCAGGTGACCGGCTGGACTCAGCACAGCGGGAACATCTGGAAAGCCACGCTCAACCGCGACAACAAGCTCCGCGCGCTCTACGTCAACGGCAAGCGCGCCCAGATGGCCTCGAAGACGGTCAACTCGGCCGGATGCCACGGGACCTACTCCGTCACGGCCGGCCAGGCTCCCTGGGCCTGGGAGTCGGGTTCGCAGTGCGACGGAGCCAAGTACAGCCTCTCCGACCTGCCCGCCGTCGCCGCCAACCAGGACGACGTCGAGATCAAGTCGGCGACGACCTGGACCACGGCCATCGTGGGGGTCCGTCAGATCACCACGAGCTCGGACGGCGCCAACCGCGTGGCCCTGTTCCAGCAGCCGGGTGCGGCCATCGCCCAGGCAGCGCCGTACGGCCCGTTCAAAGCCGGCGGCAGTCATACGTTCATGAACGCGTACGAGTTCCTGGACAAGCCGGGCGAGTTCTACTTCGACAAGACGAATCACGCGCTGTACTACTACAAGTCCAGCTCCGAGGACATGACCACGGCGAAGGTCTTCGCGCCGAACAGCGTGTCCACTCTCCTCAAGATCGCCGGTACGTCCAGGACCGACCACGCGCGGAACATCACGTTCTCCGGGCTCACGGTCGAGCACTCCGACTGGAACCTGGTCAATGTCGCGGGCTCCGTCTTCCGGCAGAGCCAGCAGGGCAACACCATCTCGACCGTGTACGCGAGGCAGAACTTCCACGCGTACACCTACCGCAACGTCGACCTGCCGCCGGGCATCATCCAGATCGAGAACGCCGACGGGATCGTCCTGCAGCGCAACACGGTGCAGCACACCGGCGCCGACGGGATCAACATGGTCAACGACGTGACGGACTCACAGTTGACCGGCAACTACGTCAACGACATAGCCGGATCCGCCATCACCGTGGGACACCCCCAGCACGTGTACATCGGGGACTACACCTCGACCAACCACGAGAAGTACCCGGTGAACGTCGAGGGCGTCTGCAAGAACATCACCGTCACGGACAACTACCTCTACGACAGCGCGGTGTTGTTCGAGGCGTCCAGCCCGGTGTCGGCGTACTTCGTCGATTCCCTTTCCGTGCAGCACAACCGGATCGAGAAGTCCCCGTGGGCGGGCATCACGCTCGGCTGGGGATGGTGGAACTTCGACGGCTCGACGAACTCCATCAATCCCGGGAACCCGACCACCACGGCGAAGAACAACAGCGTCAAGTACAACGAACTCATCGACACCATGCAGGTGCTCGGTGACTCCGCTCCCATCTACACGCTGGGCAACCAGCCGGGCACCGAGATCAGCAACAACTACATCCAGGGCGTTCCGGCGGGCAAGAAGTACGGACTCCACCCCGATGAAGGCTCCGCCTACCTCAACTTCCACGACAACGTGCTCGACGTGGACAAGGACGTGACGTCCACCATCCACTCCGGTACGTGGGGCCGCCAGCACGACCTGAGCATCACCAACACCTACGGCACCGTCAACAAGATCTGGGACAAGAGGGTCCCGAACAGCACCATCCAGGACGTGCGCGCGTACGCGGACAACGTGTGGCCGTCGCAGGCGTACGGCATCGCCGTGAACGCGGGTCTGGAGGACGCCTACAAGGACCTCGTCCCCCAGAGCAGAGTGGCCCTCCAGGACTACGCGCTGCCCGCCAGCACGTTCACCGGCAAGGGTGTCATGACCATTCCGGTGCGTAGCCCCGGAGACGGGACCAAGACCCTGTGGCTGGCTCCCTCCGGTACGAGGACGTTCGCCGCCGGTCCCACCATGACCAGCGCGAGCGGCACCTCGACGAGCATCGGCGTCCCGCAGGCGGCGGGTGACTACCGCCTCTACGTCGTGGACGCCCAGGGGAACGCGTCCGCCGCGTCGAAGGCGCTCGTGCGGCAGCGCTGGAACCACGTCGACGACAAGGCGGCCGGCGTGACCTACTCCGGCACCTGGTCGAACTGGAACGACACGAAGGACATGAACGGGTCCGAGAAGTACACGACCGGCGTCGGCAACTACGCCGAGTACGCGTTCACCGGCTCGGGCGTCCGGTACCTCAGCATGAAGCAGCCGAACATGGGCAAGGTGGACGTCTACATCGACGGCACGCTCGCCCAGTCGGGCATCGACGCCTATGCCTCGACGGTGACGAAGCAGGTGCCGCTGTTCGAGGAGACGGATCTCGCCGCGGGCCCCCACACGATCAGGGTGGTGTGCACCGGCACGAAGAACGCTTCCTCGTCCAACACCGTCTGCGCGCTGGACGCGTTCGCCTCCATCTCGTTCCCCGCGACGAACGCCAACTACAAGGTGCTCAACAAGAACAGCGCCAAGGCGATCGATGTCTCAGGTGCGTCGATGACCGCCGGAGCCAACATCACCCAGTGGAACGACACCGGAGCCCCGAACCAGAACTGGCGCTTCGTCCCGGTGGGTGACGGCAGCTACGAGATCGTCAGCCGGAACAGCGCTCTGCTCATGGACGTCAGCGGTGCCGCCACCACGGACGGCGCGTCCATCGTCCAGGCGACCGACAACAACGCCGCCAGCCAGCACTGGACACTGGTCGCCACCGGAAACGGCTACTACAAGATCAAGAATGTGAACAGCGGCAAGCTGCTCGCGGTGTCCGGCTCGTCCACGACAGCAGGCGCCCAACTCGTACAGACCACGGACACGAACGCCGCAAGCCAGCTGTGGCAAGCGGTCAACGTGGACTGA
- a CDS encoding enolase C-terminal domain-like protein, with protein sequence MRIADVESYPVRIPGASPPFVWRDGLLGSPPDGEAAVLRICTDEGVEGIAMAPRRGSAVILADLLDRFLRKELVGQDPLQREWLWHRMWELDRTEELPLYLLGLVDTALWDLAGRLADRPTWQMLGGFRTSIPAYASTVTYSSVEEYLDIADQALELGYPAIKLHAWGDARRDARLSVALREHVGDAIPLMFDGSAGFDLPDAIYLGHALSDADYLWYEEPIREFSITAYKRLSDAVAVPLLVAETSDGAHMNSADFIQAGAATFGVRASTQLRGGFTGAMRTAHLADAYRLRAEVHGPEIPNRHLCMAISNTTYYESLVMGNPISRESGIDAQGLVHAPTGPGVALPAGLDYPPALQRFVDKETLTPPKA encoded by the coding sequence GTGCGCATTGCCGACGTGGAGAGCTATCCGGTCCGGATTCCGGGCGCCAGTCCGCCGTTCGTCTGGCGTGACGGGTTGCTGGGCAGCCCGCCGGACGGCGAGGCCGCGGTGCTGCGGATCTGCACCGACGAAGGGGTCGAGGGCATCGCGATGGCCCCCCGCCGGGGCAGCGCCGTCATCCTGGCGGACCTGCTGGACCGCTTCCTGCGCAAGGAGCTCGTGGGCCAGGACCCGCTGCAGCGGGAATGGCTGTGGCACCGCATGTGGGAGCTGGACCGCACCGAGGAGCTGCCCCTCTACCTGCTCGGCCTCGTCGACACCGCGCTGTGGGACCTGGCCGGCAGGCTCGCGGACCGGCCCACCTGGCAGATGCTGGGCGGTTTCCGCACCTCGATCCCCGCCTACGCCTCGACCGTCACCTACTCCTCGGTGGAGGAGTACCTGGACATCGCCGACCAGGCCCTGGAGCTCGGATACCCCGCCATCAAGCTCCACGCCTGGGGCGACGCACGCCGCGACGCCCGGCTGTCGGTGGCCCTGCGGGAACACGTGGGGGACGCGATCCCCCTGATGTTCGACGGGTCCGCCGGATTCGACCTCCCCGACGCGATCTATCTCGGACACGCCCTGTCCGACGCGGATTACCTCTGGTACGAGGAGCCGATCCGGGAGTTCAGCATCACCGCGTACAAGCGCCTCTCCGACGCGGTGGCGGTGCCCCTGCTGGTGGCCGAGACCTCCGACGGGGCCCACATGAACTCGGCCGACTTCATCCAGGCCGGCGCCGCCACCTTCGGCGTCCGCGCCTCCACCCAACTGCGCGGCGGCTTCACCGGCGCCATGCGCACCGCCCACCTCGCCGACGCCTACCGGCTGCGCGCCGAGGTGCACGGTCCGGAGATCCCCAACCGACACCTGTGCATGGCCATCTCGAACACCACCTACTACGAGTCCCTGGTCATGGGCAATCCGATCAGCCGCGAGAGCGGCATCGACGCCCAGGGACTCGTCCACGCCCCCACCGGGCCCGGCGTGGCGCTGCCCGCCGGCCTGGACTACCCTCCCGCCCTTCAGCGGTTTGTCGACAAGGAGACTTTGACGCCGCCGAAGGCCTGA
- a CDS encoding right-handed parallel beta-helix repeat-containing protein, which produces MRPTRFRPAVRDRLRPCLAALALLTASAGAVVAQAVPAYAATTTLYVSPNGTGTACSTSQPCSLTQAKTNVRAMNNSMTGDIVVEVADGTYRLTNPLTFTAADSGTGGYSVIWKAALGARPVITGAQRATGWTLRDSAKNIWQASVGTGFDTRQLYVDGVLATRARSTVNRTDLTATTTGYTFTNTALNYLNSLAAPSRTEIHGIGSFTDRYAPVSGISNGTITMNQPSWDNNTFGYDTLTKPFRSAALYIENAYELLDAAGEWHLDTGSGTLYYKPLAGQNMSTADVEVPKLQSLVNVGGSYASPATHITFSGLQFSGTSWLGPNSHGYASQQTGAYLTGTWDRPSDALTSCQSGCPLFEATRPHWDQMPAAVQVSAADHITFTGNRFTQLGQVGLGIGQDANAHATGVGLGADTVTATGNVFTQDAGGGIVVGGLQADAHHPSDSRMTNKNITLSNNVIHDVAIDYRDMSAILVTYANGATVSHNEVYNLPYSGLTIGYGWGVNDPGGSQDYANRGLYDYQPVYTTPTTAANNHITDNYLHDIMQQMNDGGCLYTLSASPGSTFERNYCHTNNNYYGFYHDEGSRDFTDTNNVFRNTGRWAHQNGSSTNNTGALTLRDNWSTTSSTNIVNGDRGNVVSGTVVVTNGNWPSGARTVMDNAGIQPQYRPLTTDPVTAPYSSYSSTPALTGQSGGRFTITDAGADIWGAGGQHDDAYGTVYLANSAANGTSVTARVDNIDNTNAWAKAGVVLRNSLTGNGSSPGYAVATAAPSRGVCFQWDSTADGYLDQMSCTSSTVKAPVWVRLTRTATQVSAFYSTNGSSFTQIGSAVTLPSMAATQDAGVIHSAHSTTVGSAAFSNLRIVTSPSKAYSSVPAAVGQSQGVTSLTNAGIDTWASGAQRDDDYSAAYQSGAAGTSSTVTVHVDSQDNTNGWGKAGLMLRNDITGTASSTGYLVLAATPSKGVTMSWDSNSDGYLDSGTTKTGSAAIAPVWLRLVRNGDSVTGSYSANGTTWTTVGTATLTGANSTQDAGMFFSAHTGAPGSAKFSQFSVS; this is translated from the coding sequence ATGCGCCCAACCCGCTTCCGCCCCGCAGTGCGTGACCGGCTCAGACCATGTCTGGCCGCACTCGCGCTCCTCACCGCCTCTGCCGGGGCCGTCGTCGCGCAGGCCGTGCCCGCGTACGCGGCCACCACGACGCTGTACGTGTCCCCGAACGGCACCGGTACCGCCTGCTCGACCAGCCAGCCGTGCTCCCTCACCCAGGCCAAGACCAACGTCCGGGCCATGAACAACTCCATGACGGGCGACATCGTCGTGGAGGTCGCGGACGGCACGTACCGGCTGACGAACCCCCTCACCTTCACAGCGGCGGATTCCGGCACCGGCGGTTACTCGGTGATCTGGAAGGCCGCGCTGGGCGCCCGTCCGGTCATCACCGGCGCGCAGCGGGCCACGGGCTGGACGCTGCGCGACTCGGCGAAGAACATCTGGCAGGCCAGCGTCGGGACCGGGTTCGACACCCGGCAGCTGTACGTCGACGGCGTCCTGGCGACCAGGGCCCGCTCCACGGTCAACCGCACCGACCTGACCGCGACCACCACCGGCTACACCTTCACCAACACCGCGCTGAACTACCTCAACAGCCTGGCCGCCCCGAGCCGCACCGAGATCCACGGCATCGGATCCTTCACCGACCGCTACGCCCCGGTGTCCGGCATCAGCAACGGCACCATCACCATGAACCAGCCGTCCTGGGACAACAACACCTTCGGCTACGACACCCTGACCAAGCCCTTCCGGTCGGCAGCGCTCTACATCGAGAACGCCTACGAATTGCTCGACGCGGCCGGGGAGTGGCACCTCGACACGGGCTCCGGCACCTTGTACTACAAGCCGCTCGCCGGGCAGAACATGAGCACCGCGGACGTCGAGGTGCCGAAGCTGCAGTCGCTCGTCAACGTCGGGGGAAGCTATGCCTCTCCCGCCACCCACATCACGTTCTCGGGTCTGCAGTTCTCGGGCACCAGCTGGCTGGGCCCCAACAGTCACGGCTACGCCAGCCAGCAGACCGGCGCGTACCTCACCGGTACCTGGGACCGTCCCTCCGACGCGCTGACCTCCTGCCAGAGCGGCTGCCCGCTGTTCGAGGCGACGCGTCCGCACTGGGACCAGATGCCGGCCGCCGTCCAGGTGTCGGCCGCCGACCACATCACCTTCACCGGCAACCGGTTCACCCAGCTCGGGCAGGTGGGCCTCGGCATCGGCCAGGACGCCAACGCCCACGCCACCGGGGTCGGCCTCGGTGCCGACACCGTCACCGCCACCGGCAACGTCTTCACTCAGGACGCGGGCGGAGGCATCGTCGTCGGCGGACTCCAGGCGGACGCGCATCACCCCAGCGACAGCCGGATGACCAACAAGAACATCACACTGAGCAACAACGTCATTCACGACGTGGCGATCGACTACCGGGACATGTCGGCCATCCTGGTCACCTACGCCAACGGCGCCACGGTGTCGCACAACGAGGTGTACAACCTGCCCTACTCGGGGCTGACCATCGGTTACGGCTGGGGCGTCAACGACCCGGGCGGCAGCCAGGACTACGCGAACCGCGGTCTGTACGACTACCAGCCCGTCTACACGACCCCCACCACCGCCGCGAACAACCACATCACCGACAACTACCTCCACGACATCATGCAGCAGATGAACGACGGCGGTTGTCTGTACACCCTGTCGGCGTCGCCCGGCAGCACCTTCGAACGCAACTACTGCCACACCAACAACAACTACTACGGCTTCTACCACGACGAGGGATCCAGGGACTTCACGGACACCAACAACGTCTTCCGCAACACGGGCCGGTGGGCCCACCAGAACGGCAGCTCCACCAACAACACCGGTGCCCTCACCCTCCGGGACAACTGGTCGACCACGTCCTCGACCAACATCGTCAACGGTGACCGCGGCAATGTGGTGAGCGGCACGGTGGTCGTCACCAACGGCAACTGGCCCTCCGGCGCCCGCACGGTCATGGACAACGCGGGCATCCAGCCCCAATACCGGCCCCTGACCACGGACCCCGTCACGGCCCCCTACAGCAGCTACTCCTCCACTCCCGCCCTGACGGGCCAGAGCGGCGGTCGCTTCACCATCACCGACGCGGGAGCCGACATCTGGGGTGCCGGCGGACAGCACGACGACGCCTACGGCACCGTCTACCTGGCGAACTCCGCTGCCAACGGCACCTCGGTGACCGCGCGGGTCGACAACATCGACAACACCAACGCCTGGGCCAAGGCGGGCGTCGTCCTGCGCAACAGCCTCACCGGCAACGGCTCTTCCCCGGGATACGCGGTCGCCACGGCGGCCCCGAGCCGCGGCGTGTGCTTCCAGTGGGACTCCACCGCGGACGGCTACCTGGACCAGATGTCGTGTACGTCCTCGACGGTCAAGGCGCCGGTGTGGGTGCGGCTCACCCGCACGGCCACCCAGGTGTCCGCCTTCTATTCCACCAACGGATCCAGCTTCACGCAGATCGGCTCGGCGGTCACCCTGCCGTCCATGGCCGCCACCCAGGACGCCGGTGTCATCCACAGCGCCCACAGCACCACCGTCGGTAGCGCGGCCTTCAGCAATCTGCGGATCGTCACCTCCCCCTCCAAGGCCTACAGCTCCGTCCCGGCCGCGGTGGGCCAGAGCCAAGGAGTGACCTCCCTGACCAACGCGGGCATCGACACATGGGCCTCGGGCGCGCAACGCGACGACGACTACTCCGCGGCCTACCAGTCGGGCGCGGCGGGAACGTCGTCGACCGTCACCGTCCACGTCGACAGCCAGGACAACACCAATGGCTGGGGCAAGGCCGGCCTGATGCTGCGCAACGACATCACCGGCACCGCCTCCTCCACCGGATACCTCGTCCTCGCCGCCACGCCGAGCAAGGGCGTCACGATGTCGTGGGACTCCAACAGTGACGGCTACCTCGACTCCGGCACCACCAAGACCGGCAGTGCCGCCATCGCCCCGGTCTGGCTCCGCCTGGTCAGGAACGGCGACTCGGTCACCGGCTCCTACTCGGCCAACGGGACCACCTGGACCACGGTGGGCACCGCGACGCTGACCGGTGCCAACAGCACCCAGGACGCGGGCATGTTCTTCAGTGCTCACACCGGAGCGCCCGGCAGCGCGAAGTTCAGCCAGTTCTCCGTGAGCTGA
- a CDS encoding ABC transporter substrate-binding protein, translating to MNSDVPVTSRRQVRRVAGAALGAVSLLALAACGSADPAAAGASSSPATFKPVKQEEGSQITVWADAARVPGVQAYQKAHPDVKIKIVTYSGDANGANDLQTKVRLFDRSGSGWPDVAFSANVNDGTWASQGKTPYAAPVDKGLIPDSTLNGFADGALNPCKVNGATYCLRNDLAQNVLWYNKKLLDKFGYSVPTTWEEYEALGKKVAKEHPGYLVGTAGDAWSPEVYFWASQCPASTVTDANKVKVDLQDAKCTRMAKLLDSLIAKGSVSKDTVFSAGFIKKEASKVLLLPGPSWYGQVLFNSTFKIPKGQIAAASPLKFEADAKNYTGNVGGGLWFVSSHSKNLKASADLVTWMATSNDYQATAGTYPAYKEAAVAWLAGQKKTGYFAQDVSPVFQEAAELIWPGWSATQYSQEAIYSSTVVPALNSGKPLTDTLGTWQTAITDKAKSLGYTVN from the coding sequence ATGAACAGCGACGTTCCCGTCACCTCCCGCCGCCAGGTCAGACGCGTTGCCGGCGCGGCCCTGGGCGCCGTCTCCCTTCTCGCACTCGCCGCCTGCGGCAGCGCTGATCCCGCAGCCGCCGGGGCGTCCTCCTCCCCCGCGACCTTCAAGCCTGTGAAGCAGGAGGAAGGCAGCCAGATCACGGTCTGGGCGGACGCCGCCCGAGTCCCCGGCGTGCAGGCCTATCAGAAGGCTCACCCGGACGTGAAGATCAAGATCGTCACGTACAGCGGGGACGCCAACGGCGCCAATGACCTGCAGACCAAGGTCCGGCTGTTCGACCGGAGCGGCAGCGGCTGGCCGGACGTCGCCTTCAGCGCCAACGTCAACGACGGCACCTGGGCCTCCCAGGGCAAGACCCCCTATGCGGCGCCTGTCGACAAGGGCCTGATCCCCGACTCCACGCTGAACGGCTTCGCGGACGGCGCGCTGAACCCCTGCAAGGTCAACGGCGCCACCTACTGCCTGCGCAACGACCTGGCCCAGAACGTGCTCTGGTACAACAAGAAGCTCCTGGACAAGTTCGGCTACTCCGTCCCGACCACCTGGGAGGAGTACGAGGCACTCGGCAAGAAGGTCGCCAAGGAGCACCCCGGTTACCTGGTCGGAACCGCCGGGGACGCCTGGAGCCCCGAGGTGTACTTCTGGGCGAGCCAGTGCCCTGCCAGCACAGTGACCGACGCCAACAAGGTCAAGGTCGACCTGCAGGACGCCAAGTGCACCCGGATGGCCAAGCTGCTCGACAGCCTGATCGCCAAGGGCTCGGTGTCCAAGGACACCGTCTTCAGCGCCGGCTTCATCAAGAAGGAGGCGAGCAAGGTCCTTCTGCTCCCCGGCCCTTCCTGGTACGGCCAGGTGCTCTTCAACTCCACCTTCAAGATCCCCAAGGGGCAGATCGCGGCTGCCTCGCCGCTGAAGTTCGAGGCCGACGCCAAGAACTACACCGGCAACGTCGGCGGCGGGCTGTGGTTCGTCTCCTCCCACAGCAAGAACCTCAAGGCGTCCGCCGACCTGGTCACCTGGATGGCGACCTCCAACGACTACCAGGCCACCGCGGGCACCTACCCCGCGTACAAGGAAGCAGCCGTCGCCTGGCTCGCCGGCCAGAAGAAGACCGGCTACTTCGCCCAGGACGTCAGCCCGGTCTTCCAGGAGGCGGCGGAACTCATCTGGCCCGGCTGGTCCGCCACCCAGTACAGCCAGGAAGCGATCTACTCCTCCACCGTGGTCCCGGCCCTGAACTCGGGCAAGCCCCTCACCGACACCCTGGGCACCTGGCAGACGGCCATCACCGACAAGGCCAAGTCCCTCGGATACACCGTCAACTAG
- a CDS encoding FadR/GntR family transcriptional regulator, whose translation MAKSGRSGVEDPSALKPWPRRPARLAHAVVESLTDSIVAGAIPSGSTLPVEPELCETFGVSRITIREAVKSLEAKGLVRARQGSGTTVTPSEEWNLLDPVVLAATVQHDDELVVLDQLVGVRSVLEAQMAAQAAELATDDDLREVGRLLGRLDEEIATPARFIETDVLFHDRIMQASRNRLGRSIIRTVHTQARSTFLYTGTPDGHACEQANAEHRRIAERLLARDPQGAAQAMTAHIEAAWSRRRIPHTGLTG comes from the coding sequence ATGGCGAAGAGCGGTCGAAGCGGCGTCGAGGATCCGTCGGCCCTGAAACCCTGGCCCAGGCGCCCGGCTCGGCTGGCCCATGCGGTGGTGGAGTCCCTTACCGACAGCATTGTCGCGGGTGCCATTCCATCGGGCTCCACCTTGCCGGTCGAACCCGAACTGTGCGAGACGTTCGGCGTCAGCCGCATCACGATCCGTGAGGCGGTCAAGTCGCTGGAGGCCAAGGGGCTGGTTCGGGCCCGGCAGGGTTCCGGCACGACGGTCACCCCGTCCGAGGAGTGGAATCTCCTGGATCCTGTCGTGCTGGCGGCCACCGTCCAGCACGACGACGAACTCGTCGTGCTGGACCAGCTTGTCGGCGTGCGTTCGGTCCTTGAAGCACAGATGGCGGCCCAGGCCGCCGAGCTCGCCACCGATGACGATCTCCGGGAGGTGGGGCGGCTGCTCGGCCGCCTCGACGAGGAGATCGCCACTCCCGCCCGGTTCATCGAGACCGATGTGCTCTTCCATGACCGGATCATGCAGGCGTCCCGGAACAGGCTGGGTCGTTCCATCATCCGGACCGTCCACACCCAGGCCCGCAGTACGTTCCTGTACACCGGCACTCCTGACGGCCACGCGTGCGAGCAGGCGAACGCCGAGCACCGCCGGATCGCCGAGCGGCTTCTGGCCCGCGACCCCCAGGGTGCAGCGCAGGCCATGACGGCCCATATCGAAGCGGCCTGGAGCCGCCGCCGTATCCCGCACACCGGTCTCACCGGTTGA